Proteins encoded together in one Chitinophaga varians window:
- a CDS encoding VOC family protein translates to MENFAIPLLPSIAINDTLNFYKALGAIITYQQKAPNNYIGLKIKDIEIHFFGLKQIKPETNFSTCFLRVNDIDTFYNNCRAGLKALYGKIPLKGIPRINQLKDMPAYGARQFVIVDPSGNYIRIGQPIAKKDSLLFEENGKKPASGTALSKAYELADRLANGKEDTAAAIRTIEKALKDDAGDEPDITFKLMVLKMSIAQRSEDMKTAKQLHQTLKKQLSKMQDLHAIKDDIHLFESMSAELGLS, encoded by the coding sequence ATGGAAAACTTCGCGATACCGCTACTGCCAAGCATTGCCATTAATGATACCCTGAACTTTTATAAAGCCCTTGGCGCCATTATCACCTACCAGCAAAAAGCCCCCAACAACTACATCGGGCTTAAAATCAAAGACATCGAAATACATTTCTTCGGCTTAAAACAAATCAAACCGGAAACCAATTTCAGTACCTGCTTTCTCAGGGTAAATGACATTGACACGTTTTACAATAACTGCCGGGCGGGACTGAAAGCGCTATACGGCAAAATTCCGCTCAAAGGGATACCCAGGATCAACCAGCTCAAAGATATGCCTGCCTATGGCGCCAGACAATTTGTTATTGTTGACCCTTCCGGCAATTATATCAGGATCGGTCAGCCTATTGCGAAAAAAGACAGTCTGCTCTTTGAAGAAAACGGAAAGAAGCCGGCAAGCGGTACTGCGCTTAGCAAAGCCTATGAGCTGGCAGACAGGCTCGCCAATGGGAAAGAAGATACTGCCGCAGCTATCAGGACAATTGAAAAAGCGCTGAAGGACGATGCAGGAGATGAGCCAGACATCACGTTTAAACTGATGGTATTAAAAATGAGTATCGCACAGCGATCAGAAGACATGAAGACTGCGAAACAGTTGCACCAAACATTAAAAAAACAATTGAGCAAAATGCAGGACCTGCATGCCATAAAAGACGATATCCACCTATTTGAAAGTATGTCCGCGGAGCTGGGACTTTCATAA
- the trmD gene encoding tRNA (guanosine(37)-N1)-methyltransferase TrmD: MRIDIITVLPELLESPLSHSIMKRAQAKGMLEVHVHPLRAYSNLKHNQVDDYQFGGGAGMVMMLEPIVNAIESLQAKVKYDEIIYLTPDGETLNQQMANQLSLKGNLLMLCGHYKGIDQRIRDHFITREISIGDYVLSGGELGAAVLVDAIGRLLPGVLNDETSALFDSFQDNLLAPPVYTRPVEFRGWKVPDVLLSGDHKKIEDWRHQQALERTQARRPDLL, translated from the coding sequence ATGCGAATAGATATCATTACAGTATTGCCGGAGCTGTTGGAAAGCCCGCTGTCCCATTCCATTATGAAGCGGGCACAGGCAAAAGGAATGCTGGAGGTGCATGTACACCCGTTAAGGGCCTATTCCAATCTGAAGCACAATCAGGTCGACGATTACCAGTTTGGCGGTGGTGCCGGCATGGTCATGATGCTGGAACCGATCGTCAACGCGATTGAATCGTTGCAGGCCAAGGTAAAGTACGATGAGATCATCTACCTGACGCCTGACGGGGAGACGTTGAACCAGCAGATGGCCAACCAGTTGTCGCTCAAAGGCAACCTGCTGATGTTATGTGGTCACTACAAGGGGATTGACCAGCGTATCCGCGATCATTTCATTACCCGGGAGATCTCCATCGGCGATTATGTGTTGTCTGGCGGGGAGCTGGGCGCAGCGGTGCTGGTGGATGCCATCGGGCGGTTGCTGCCAGGTGTGCTGAACGATGAAACCAGTGCCTTGTTTGACTCTTTCCAGGACAACCTGCTGGCCCCGCCGGTATATACCCGGCCGGTAGAGTTCAGGGGCTGGAAAGTGCCTGATGTGTTGCTGAGCGGTGACCATAAAAAGATCGAAGACTGGCGGCATCAGCAGGCGTTGGAAAGAACGCAGGCCCGCAGACCTGACTTGTTGTAA
- a CDS encoding class I lanthipeptide: MKKKHIDIQRKISLNKVTLVHLNLEHQGAVLSETASSECINTRWCNTRSPYCISIPWPTIACG, from the coding sequence ATGAAAAAGAAACACATTGATATACAGAGAAAGATTTCCCTTAATAAAGTGACATTGGTTCATTTAAATTTAGAACACCAAGGTGCCGTTCTCAGTGAAACCGCAAGTTCCGAGTGCATAAACACCAGATGGTGTAACACAAGATCTCCCTACTGTATCAGTATACCATGGCCGACCATTGCATGTGGTTGA
- the gap gene encoding type I glyceraldehyde-3-phosphate dehydrogenase, with protein MGTTLKIGINGFGRIGRLVYRQIYKMPGIDVVAINDLTSPTVLAHLLKYDSAQGRFDAEVKHSENAINVNGEDVKIYAQRDPSQIPWKEHDIDVVIECTGFFADKDKAAAHITAGAKRVVISAPATGDLKTIVFNVNHELLDGSETVISCASCTTNCLAPMAKVLQDKYGIVTGLMTTVHAYTNDQNTLDAPHPKGDLRRARAAAANIVPNSTGAAKAIGLVLPELKGKLDGNAQRVPTITGSLTELTTILSKKVTAEEVNAAMKAASNESFGYTEDEIVSSDIIGIHYGSLFDATQTKVMTVGDHQLVKTVSWYDNEMSYVSQLVRTVKYFAGLITK; from the coding sequence ATGGGAACTACTCTCAAAATTGGTATTAATGGATTCGGCCGTATCGGTCGTTTGGTATACCGCCAGATTTACAAAATGCCCGGCATTGATGTGGTAGCTATCAATGACCTTACCAGCCCAACCGTGCTGGCGCATTTGCTGAAATATGATTCAGCGCAGGGTAGGTTTGATGCAGAAGTTAAACATTCCGAGAACGCAATTAATGTGAACGGCGAAGATGTGAAGATATATGCACAGAGAGACCCGTCTCAAATTCCCTGGAAAGAGCACGATATCGACGTAGTGATCGAGTGCACCGGCTTCTTTGCTGATAAAGACAAAGCTGCTGCGCACATCACCGCCGGCGCAAAACGTGTTGTAATTTCCGCTCCTGCTACCGGTGATCTGAAAACCATCGTTTTCAACGTAAACCACGAACTGCTGGACGGCAGCGAGACCGTTATCTCCTGCGCTTCCTGCACCACCAACTGCCTGGCTCCAATGGCCAAAGTTCTGCAGGACAAATACGGTATCGTTACCGGCCTGATGACCACAGTACACGCTTACACCAACGACCAGAACACCCTCGATGCTCCGCATCCGAAAGGTGACCTGCGCCGCGCCCGCGCTGCTGCTGCCAACATCGTTCCCAACAGCACCGGCGCTGCGAAAGCAATCGGCCTGGTACTGCCGGAACTGAAAGGTAAACTGGACGGCAACGCTCAACGCGTACCAACCATCACCGGTTCCCTCACTGAACTGACTACCATCCTGAGCAAAAAAGTAACCGCAGAAGAAGTGAATGCAGCGATGAAAGCAGCTTCCAACGAATCCTTCGGTTATACTGAAGACGAAATCGTAAGCTCCGACATCATCGGTATCCACTACGGTTCCCTGTTCGACGCTACCCAGACTAAGGTAATGACCGTTGGTGACCACCAACTGGTTAAAACCGTGTCCTGGTACGATAACGAAATGAGCTACGTATCTCAGCTGGTTCGTACTGTGAAGTACTTCGCCGGCCTGATCACCAAATAA
- a CDS encoding class I lanthipeptide, protein MKKKNILLQKKVSLKKVTLAHLNFEQQRIVYGGAVSARCADTRCDGCDSYDPSCPSKPHRTLVCV, encoded by the coding sequence ATGAAAAAGAAAAACATTCTCCTGCAGAAAAAAGTCTCTCTTAAAAAAGTAACGTTGGCCCATTTGAATTTTGAACAACAGCGCATTGTTTACGGTGGCGCAGTGAGCGCAAGGTGCGCGGATACCCGATGCGATGGTTGCGACAGTTATGACCCGTCCTGCCCCAGCAAACCTCACCGGACCCTGGTGTGCGTTTGA
- a CDS encoding class I lanthipeptide, producing MKKKNIDLQKKVSLKKVSLAHLNFEEQSAVHGGDTNVARCLNTRCIRCDSYDPSCPTRPHRTLVCL from the coding sequence ATGAAAAAGAAAAACATTGATTTGCAGAAAAAAGTCTCCCTTAAAAAAGTATCATTGGCCCATTTGAATTTTGAAGAGCAGAGCGCTGTTCATGGGGGTGATACAAATGTAGCGCGTTGTCTGAACACCAGGTGCATAAGATGTGATAGTTATGATCCGTCTTGCCCCACCAGGCCTCACCGTACTCTGGTCTGCCTTTGA
- the gatA gene encoding Asp-tRNA(Asn)/Glu-tRNA(Gln) amidotransferase subunit GatA: MTEFSSITSFHKALYAGSTSCTEQVRLYLDRIAQLKHLNAFLEVYEEEALTKARELDERIKNGQPVGALAGVVVGIKDVICYKGHHVGAASRILEGFTSLYSATAVERLLAADAIIIGNLNCDEFAMGSTNENSAYGPTLNALDNTRVPGGSSGGSAVAVQADLCLVSLGSDTGGSVRQPADFCGIIGLKPTYGRISRHGLLAYASSFDQIGIFGKEIADVAAVLQVIAGPDEFDSTAAQREVPDYQQGLLHNKSHRFAYLRDAQYHEGLDAEMKDGYIDLFESLVDAGHTVTGKGFDYLDYVVPAYYVLTTAEASSNLSRYDGVRFGHRTNEKNLDLIDFYKKNRSEGFGKEVKRRILLGTFVLSAGYYDAYYTKAQQVRRLVTDKLNEILEEFDAILMPTVPSTAFKLGEKTEDPIAMYLADIYTVLANLAGVPAISVPLGRHSNGMPYGVQIITKKFDEAALLQIAHQLMATDRASIV, encoded by the coding sequence TTGACTGAATTCAGCAGTATAACTTCTTTCCATAAAGCATTATACGCCGGCAGTACAAGCTGTACGGAACAAGTACGTCTGTATCTCGACCGGATAGCGCAGTTAAAACATTTGAATGCCTTCCTGGAAGTATATGAGGAGGAAGCCCTGACAAAAGCGCGGGAGCTGGATGAACGGATAAAGAACGGTCAACCGGTAGGCGCGCTGGCAGGAGTGGTGGTAGGTATTAAAGATGTGATCTGCTATAAAGGCCACCATGTGGGTGCCGCTTCCAGAATACTGGAAGGGTTTACTTCGCTTTATTCCGCCACAGCTGTAGAACGGCTGCTGGCTGCTGATGCCATCATTATAGGCAATCTCAACTGCGATGAATTCGCGATGGGGTCTACCAATGAGAATTCGGCTTATGGGCCTACCCTGAACGCACTGGACAATACCCGGGTGCCGGGTGGTTCTTCAGGAGGCTCTGCCGTAGCGGTACAGGCAGATCTTTGCCTGGTTAGTTTAGGCAGTGACACAGGTGGTTCCGTTCGCCAACCGGCGGATTTTTGCGGGATCATCGGATTAAAGCCAACATATGGCCGCATTTCCCGTCATGGCCTGCTGGCTTATGCCTCATCCTTTGATCAGATAGGCATTTTCGGCAAGGAAATTGCTGATGTGGCAGCGGTTCTGCAGGTGATCGCAGGACCGGATGAGTTTGATAGCACTGCGGCGCAGCGGGAAGTCCCTGATTACCAGCAAGGTCTGTTGCACAATAAAAGTCACAGATTTGCGTATTTAAGAGATGCCCAGTACCATGAAGGATTGGATGCTGAAATGAAGGATGGCTATATCGACCTCTTTGAAAGTCTGGTAGATGCAGGACATACCGTTACCGGTAAAGGTTTTGACTACCTCGATTACGTGGTCCCTGCCTATTATGTGTTGACGACAGCAGAAGCATCCTCCAACCTGTCGCGTTATGACGGGGTCAGATTTGGGCACCGGACGAATGAGAAAAACCTCGATTTGATCGATTTTTACAAAAAAAACAGATCAGAAGGGTTTGGTAAAGAAGTAAAACGTCGTATATTACTCGGGACTTTTGTGTTGAGCGCAGGTTATTACGACGCTTATTACACCAAAGCACAACAAGTCAGGAGATTAGTTACAGACAAGCTAAACGAGATACTGGAAGAGTTCGACGCCATTTTAATGCCAACGGTGCCGTCGACAGCCTTTAAATTAGGAGAGAAAACAGAAGATCCAATTGCCATGTACCTGGCGGATATATACACGGTACTGGCTAATCTGGCAGGGGTCCCGGCCATTTCAGTGCCATTGGGCCGGCATTCAAACGGAATGCCATACGGTGTACAGATCATCACAAAGAAGTTTGACGAAGCGGCCTTGTTACAAATTGCCCATCAACTGATGGCAACTGACAGGGCATCGATTGTTTAA
- a CDS encoding SMI1/KNR4 family protein, whose amino-acid sequence MKPNNSLAFFEYLKVETEAKWAQLELNDPYVSVNPGTKWLPGLSEEELQAFEKEMGFPFPEPLRNFYRTMNGVDRPFIYTYDDGSITEDNRFYSYPRDIDRIRDKIEWVYDACRITPAIVKARGISRIFPVWSHRFMMIDEPGHPILSMHGNDIIFYAFTLAELCRKDLVSTHGVRRHGEPTVRFWYPGWRKNPKMPKCRRRTGVMTKWLRGMKKKVLLQHRAKG is encoded by the coding sequence ATGAAACCAAATAATTCCCTTGCTTTTTTTGAATATTTAAAAGTCGAAACGGAGGCAAAATGGGCGCAATTAGAGCTCAATGATCCTTATGTAAGCGTAAATCCCGGTACAAAATGGTTACCCGGCCTTTCGGAAGAGGAGCTACAGGCTTTTGAAAAAGAAATGGGTTTCCCGTTTCCGGAGCCGCTCCGTAATTTTTACCGCACGATGAATGGGGTGGACAGACCTTTTATCTACACATATGATGACGGTTCCATAACAGAGGATAACAGGTTTTATTCTTATCCCCGGGACATAGACCGTATCCGCGACAAGATTGAATGGGTGTACGATGCATGCAGGATAACGCCCGCCATTGTAAAAGCCAGAGGCATTTCCCGCATCTTTCCGGTATGGAGCCACCGTTTTATGATGATTGACGAACCAGGGCATCCGATATTGTCCATGCATGGGAATGATATTATCTTTTATGCTTTCACACTGGCGGAACTTTGTAGGAAGGACCTCGTATCTACACATGGGGTACGCCGGCATGGCGAACCTACAGTCCGTTTCTGGTACCCGGGCTGGCGGAAAAATCCGAAGATGCCCAAATGCAGGCGCCGCACCGGTGTAATGACCAAATGGCTGCGGGGGATGAAGAAGAAAGTCCTGTTACAACACCGGGCCAAGGGCTGA
- a CDS encoding DUF1345 domain-containing protein codes for MAKRRMLNDVLRLYPLRRVMISLGLTALVWAILQICRVPVSPLVFSVLLWDVFALSYIATAWLVFVRRKVPEIRAWARVDDGSRTFVTIFLLVSSFASMIIVALVMVSNEPAETTIYLPVAIVGILSAWALVHTTYSFHYAHLFYDDDEKDTSRHAGGLDFPQEKYPDYLDFAYFSFVIGMTFQVSDVEIGNRIIRRTVLVHGLISYLLNTFVMALTINLIAGLIHK; via the coding sequence ATGGCAAAACGGAGAATGCTTAATGATGTGCTCCGCCTTTATCCTCTGCGGCGTGTAATGATCAGTCTTGGCCTTACAGCGCTGGTCTGGGCAATACTGCAAATATGCCGCGTGCCTGTCAGTCCTTTGGTGTTTTCCGTGCTTTTATGGGACGTTTTTGCGCTTTCCTATATAGCCACCGCCTGGCTGGTATTTGTACGGCGTAAGGTGCCTGAAATTCGCGCATGGGCACGTGTGGATGACGGCAGCCGTACCTTCGTGACTATTTTTCTGCTGGTATCTTCATTTGCCAGTATGATCATTGTGGCATTGGTGATGGTGTCCAATGAACCTGCTGAGACAACGATTTACCTGCCGGTGGCCATTGTCGGCATCCTGTCGGCCTGGGCGCTGGTGCATACAACGTACAGCTTCCATTATGCGCACCTTTTTTATGACGATGATGAAAAAGATACTTCCCGTCATGCCGGAGGACTTGACTTTCCCCAGGAGAAATATCCCGATTACCTGGACTTCGCCTATTTCTCTTTTGTGATCGGGATGACGTTCCAGGTTTCGGACGTGGAGATAGGGAACCGTATTATCCGGCGCACAGTGCTGGTGCATGGATTGATCTCCTACCTGCTCAATACGTTTGTGATGGCATTAACGATCAACCTGATTGCGGGACTGATCCACAAGTAA
- a CDS encoding phosphoglycerate kinase has translation MSKFSDYNFNGRKALVRVDFNVPLNDKFEITDDTRMRAAVPTIKKILKDGGAVILMSHLGRPKDGPTDKYSLKHLVYHLIKLLGGVTVKFATDCVGPVAEKAAADLKMGEVLLLENLRFHKAEEKGDTSFAEQLAKLGNVYVNDAFGTAHRAHASTAVIAQFFAKPNRMFGLLMEAEVTNAEKVLNNATAPFTAILGGAKVSDKILIIETLMDRANNIIIGGGMAYTFLKAQGKEIGNSLCENDKLDLANELLEKARTKNVKLVLPVDSVAADKFAADAATQVVSNDNIPAGWMGLDIGPASVALFSETIQASKTILWNGPMGVFEMEAFQKGTKGVADAIVLATAQGAFSLVGGGDSVAAVNQFGLADKVSYVSTGGGAMLEFFEGKTLPGIAAI, from the coding sequence ATGAGCAAATTCTCCGACTATAATTTCAACGGCCGCAAAGCCTTGGTCCGCGTGGATTTCAACGTTCCCCTGAACGACAAATTTGAAATTACTGATGACACCCGCATGCGGGCCGCTGTCCCCACCATCAAAAAAATACTGAAAGATGGCGGCGCTGTCATCCTCATGTCCCACCTCGGCCGCCCGAAAGATGGTCCTACGGATAAATACTCTTTAAAACATCTCGTATACCACCTCATTAAACTGCTGGGCGGTGTTACAGTAAAATTTGCAACAGACTGCGTTGGCCCTGTAGCTGAAAAAGCCGCTGCCGACCTGAAAATGGGCGAAGTACTGCTGCTGGAAAACCTGCGTTTCCACAAGGCAGAAGAGAAAGGCGATACCTCTTTCGCGGAACAACTGGCCAAACTGGGTAACGTTTATGTAAACGACGCCTTCGGTACCGCTCACCGCGCACACGCCTCCACAGCTGTTATCGCCCAGTTCTTCGCTAAACCGAACCGCATGTTCGGCCTGCTCATGGAAGCGGAAGTAACCAACGCGGAAAAAGTACTGAACAACGCCACCGCTCCTTTCACTGCCATCCTCGGCGGCGCTAAGGTGAGCGACAAAATACTGATCATCGAAACACTGATGGACCGCGCCAATAACATCATCATCGGCGGGGGTATGGCTTATACCTTCCTCAAGGCACAAGGCAAGGAAATAGGCAATTCCCTCTGCGAAAATGATAAACTGGACCTGGCAAATGAACTGCTGGAGAAAGCCCGCACCAAAAACGTTAAACTGGTGCTGCCGGTGGATTCCGTTGCTGCTGACAAGTTCGCTGCCGACGCGGCCACACAGGTGGTTTCCAACGATAACATCCCCGCCGGATGGATGGGCCTCGATATCGGACCAGCTTCTGTAGCCCTCTTCAGCGAAACCATCCAGGCTTCAAAAACCATCCTGTGGAACGGTCCTATGGGCGTTTTTGAAATGGAAGCTTTCCAGAAAGGCACCAAAGGCGTTGCTGATGCGATCGTGCTGGCCACTGCCCAGGGAGCATTCTCCCTCGTGGGCGGCGGCGACTCTGTAGCAGCGGTTAACCAGTTCGGTCTGGCCGACAAAGTTAGCTACGTATCTACCGGTGGCGGTGCCATGCTCGAATTCTTCGAAGGCAAAACACTCCCCGGCATCGCAGCCATCTGA
- a CDS encoding twin-arginine translocase TatA/TatE family subunit, with protein MILQDIGMSELLLIAVVVLLLFGGKKIPELMRGLGKGIREFNDAKNNVRQEIEEGMREKPVQPATTDTKPTDAQHNA; from the coding sequence TTGATTCTCCAGGATATCGGCATGTCCGAGCTGCTGTTGATTGCCGTTGTGGTATTACTGCTGTTCGGAGGCAAGAAAATCCCTGAACTGATGCGGGGATTGGGTAAAGGTATCCGTGAGTTCAATGACGCCAAAAACAATGTGCGCCAGGAAATTGAAGAAGGTATGCGGGAAAAGCCTGTACAGCCTGCTACAACCGACACCAAGCCAACTGATGCCCAACACAACGCATAA
- the rplS gene encoding 50S ribosomal protein L19, producing the protein MNAISFVHEQLTAKKQYPKFKAGDNVTVNYKIVEGNKERIQSFKGDVVKIQGTGFTASFTVRKISDGIGVERLFPLYSPHIDAIVLNKVGKVRRAKLYYLRERAGKKARIKEKRV; encoded by the coding sequence ATGAACGCAATTTCGTTTGTTCACGAACAACTGACAGCTAAAAAACAGTACCCTAAGTTTAAAGCAGGCGACAACGTCACTGTCAATTATAAAATCGTGGAAGGTAATAAAGAAAGGATTCAGTCCTTTAAAGGTGATGTGGTGAAAATCCAGGGTACAGGGTTTACTGCGTCTTTCACTGTTAGAAAAATTTCTGACGGTATTGGTGTGGAAAGACTGTTCCCACTTTACTCTCCTCATATCGATGCTATCGTATTGAACAAGGTAGGTAAAGTAAGAAGAGCGAAACTTTATTACCTGCGTGAACGTGCCGGTAAGAAAGCCCGTATCAAAGAAAAAAGGGTTTAG
- a CDS encoding lytic transglycosylase domain-containing protein, protein MRKIFLLLLLPALSLGSVEVMGSNSVPKETALPLVSPDTTVKFRKVHLPKDSVAPSPTTMAVKKAAQSLPNNIRSAKVYEQINNNLVAGYVNNYATRYSQHLQIMVERGQPYFSMVEKIFREHGIPEEMKYLAVIESSFNTNARSRVGAVGAWQFMAGTARIFGLSVGKKVDERKDFYKSTLAAAQYLNKLYEQFDDWLLVVAAYNCGPGGVLRAMKASGREDFWGMQYFLPAESRNHVYKFIATGYILDRFNNFFGVSDEPGMPVADNTSAPAPAAAVARGPLTEDEIYSSVEINVTGKYRLEAIAKKLEMSVGELDRYNPGFAKAMASAENNYDLRIPKEKMKLFLAEKDEMLKESVQMTLDDKAVGVDKSKFPPPAKMPAEKATTAKKATTASAKKHSSTKKYSAAKKHKTKKKTTHKK, encoded by the coding sequence ATGAGAAAAATCTTTTTACTATTGCTGTTGCCAGCATTGAGTTTGGGAAGTGTTGAAGTAATGGGTAGCAACAGTGTACCTAAAGAGACGGCGTTACCATTGGTCTCGCCCGACACTACAGTGAAATTCCGCAAAGTACATTTGCCGAAAGACTCTGTAGCGCCTTCTCCCACCACTATGGCAGTGAAAAAAGCTGCCCAGAGCCTGCCTAACAACATTCGCAGCGCTAAAGTATATGAACAGATCAACAACAACCTGGTGGCCGGTTATGTAAATAACTATGCTACCCGGTACAGTCAGCATCTGCAGATCATGGTTGAAAGAGGCCAGCCTTATTTCTCCATGGTAGAAAAAATCTTCCGCGAACATGGTATCCCGGAAGAGATGAAATATCTCGCAGTAATTGAATCCAGCTTTAATACCAATGCACGTTCCAGAGTAGGAGCTGTTGGCGCCTGGCAGTTTATGGCCGGTACCGCCCGTATCTTCGGTCTGAGCGTGGGTAAAAAAGTAGATGAACGCAAAGATTTCTACAAATCCACACTGGCTGCCGCTCAGTACCTGAACAAACTGTACGAACAGTTTGATGACTGGTTATTGGTAGTAGCTGCCTACAACTGTGGCCCTGGTGGCGTATTACGTGCCATGAAGGCCAGCGGCCGTGAAGATTTCTGGGGCATGCAGTATTTCCTGCCCGCAGAATCCCGTAACCACGTGTATAAATTTATTGCTACCGGTTATATCCTCGATCGATTCAACAACTTCTTCGGTGTGAGCGATGAACCCGGCATGCCTGTGGCAGACAATACCAGCGCTCCCGCCCCTGCTGCCGCTGTGGCAAGAGGCCCGCTGACAGAAGATGAGATCTACAGCAGCGTGGAAATCAATGTTACCGGTAAATACCGCCTCGAGGCCATCGCCAAAAAACTGGAGATGTCTGTAGGTGAACTGGACCGCTACAATCCTGGTTTTGCCAAAGCAATGGCCAGCGCTGAAAACAACTATGACCTGCGCATCCCGAAAGAAAAAATGAAGTTGTTCCTGGCTGAAAAAGACGAGATGCTGAAAGAGTCTGTTCAAATGACACTGGACGACAAAGCAGTAGGCGTGGATAAATCCAAATTCCCGCCTCCGGCTAAAATGCCTGCTGAAAAAGCCACAACGGCCAAAAAAGCAACTACCGCCAGCGCCAAAAAACACAGCAGCACTAAAAAATATTCCGCTGCCAAAAAACACAAGACCAAAAAGAAAACTACCCACAAAAAGTAG
- a CDS encoding cation:proton antiporter, with product MKKRLLLYPAIIGVFGVLIWVILEQGRLLPVKQATPVAAAATQHAATTGDWWQYLDNLKHPLSLLLLQIIVIMLVARLFGILANKIKQPAVVGEIIAGVLLGPSLLGWTMPSFSAFLFPAESLKTLQFLSQIGLAFFMFIVGMELDISKIRNKAHDAVMISHASIIVPFFLGVWLAYYLFTDFAPAGVSFLAFALFMGIAMSITAFPVLARIVQERKLTGTPLGTMAITCAAADDVTAWCILAVVVAIVKAGGLISALITMVLSVVFVAVMLTAVRPWLARTVNRHIARGRQKAAISAVFLTLLLSALAAEVIGIHALFGAFLAGVIMPQEAAVKQLLTDKLEDVSVLLLLPIFFVFTGLRTQIGLLNESHLWAICGMIMLVAVAGKFGGSTLTARLMGQSWRQSVSIGALMNTRGLMELVVLNIGYDLGILSPGIFAMMVLMALATTFMTGPLLDLVAFSERKKGLMAA from the coding sequence ATGAAAAAACGCCTCCTCCTCTACCCTGCTATCATTGGCGTGTTCGGAGTTTTGATATGGGTCATTCTCGAACAGGGAAGGCTGCTGCCGGTCAAACAGGCAACACCCGTTGCCGCTGCAGCGACACAACATGCAGCCACAACCGGCGACTGGTGGCAATACCTCGACAACCTGAAACACCCTCTGAGCCTGCTCCTGTTGCAGATCATCGTGATCATGCTGGTCGCCCGCCTGTTTGGTATACTGGCCAATAAAATAAAGCAGCCGGCAGTAGTAGGGGAAATCATAGCAGGTGTATTACTGGGCCCTTCCCTGCTGGGATGGACCATGCCCTCCTTTTCCGCTTTCCTTTTCCCGGCGGAGTCATTGAAAACGCTCCAGTTCCTTAGTCAGATAGGCCTCGCCTTCTTTATGTTCATCGTAGGCATGGAGCTCGATATCAGCAAAATCAGGAACAAAGCGCACGATGCTGTGATGATCAGCCACGCCAGCATCATCGTGCCCTTTTTCCTGGGTGTATGGCTGGCTTATTATCTCTTCACTGATTTTGCGCCGGCAGGCGTCAGCTTCCTCGCTTTCGCACTGTTTATGGGCATCGCTATGAGTATCACGGCTTTCCCGGTACTGGCGCGCATTGTGCAGGAACGGAAACTCACCGGCACCCCGCTGGGCACCATGGCCATTACCTGTGCTGCCGCTGATGACGTGACGGCCTGGTGTATCCTGGCGGTAGTAGTAGCCATTGTGAAAGCCGGAGGACTGATCAGTGCGCTGATCACCATGGTGCTGTCCGTCGTTTTTGTGGCCGTTATGCTCACCGCCGTAAGGCCCTGGCTGGCCCGCACGGTGAACAGGCATATTGCCCGCGGACGCCAGAAAGCAGCTATTTCCGCGGTTTTTCTGACTTTGCTGCTCTCTGCCCTGGCTGCGGAAGTAATTGGCATACACGCCCTCTTTGGCGCCTTCCTGGCAGGCGTTATCATGCCACAGGAAGCTGCTGTCAAACAACTGCTGACGGATAAGCTGGAAGATGTAAGCGTACTGTTGCTGTTACCGATATTTTTTGTGTTTACCGGCCTGCGTACCCAGATCGGCCTGTTGAATGAGAGCCATCTATGGGCTATCTGCGGGATGATCATGCTGGTAGCCGTGGCCGGCAAGTTTGGCGGCAGTACCCTGACCGCCCGGCTTATGGGCCAGTCCTGGCGCCAGTCTGTTTCCATCGGTGCGCTGATGAACACCCGCGGCCTGATGGAACTGGTAGTGCTCAATATTGGCTACGACCTTGGCATCCTGTCACCCGGCATCTTCGCCATGATGGTACTGATGGCGCTGGCCACCACCTTTATGACAGGCCCGCTGCTGGACCTGGTAGCTTTCAGTGAAAGGAAAAAGGGACTGATGGCGGCATAA